One part of the Granulicella arctica genome encodes these proteins:
- a CDS encoding DUF1800 domain-containing protein produces MLDQTTFGVRAVDITYVQQIGLNAYITEQLNTPQTTLAVLSDPLPKACMGDPGVCFESEFWQTALTAPDQLRQRVAFALSEMWVVSTQAIDGNAAPQYYNTLAKDAFANWRTIMEDVTLSPGMGQYQNIVNSSKAPAGQIANENYAREMMQLFSIGPVMLNSDGTAQTDASGDTIPAYTEAQVQAFARVYTGWTYATSTGVAPASFPYYVPNYSMPMAAVDSAHDMTSKTLLNNVVLPAGQSTSQDLEDALDNIFAHPNLPPFICKQLIQHLVTSTPSSPYVERVSRVFIDNGGGIRGDMSAVITAILKDSEARAGDWDPNHDGGHLREPVLYLTNVMQALKYMDINTGTAKQGAYVGLRNYTSPLGEIPLRSSSVFNFFSPSYVIPGTALNAPEFGLENTAAVQQRLTLADELSENQISGFNGNLTVTSAMGQLAGNPSALADKLGVMFLHGRMPPAMKEMIVNEISSLTDIGQRVRVAVYLVISSSEYKVMH; encoded by the coding sequence TTGCTGGACCAAACTACGTTTGGTGTGCGCGCGGTTGATATCACGTATGTGCAGCAGATTGGGCTGAATGCCTATATTACAGAGCAGCTCAATACCCCACAGACAACGTTGGCGGTGTTGTCGGACCCACTACCGAAAGCGTGCATGGGTGATCCGGGTGTGTGCTTTGAATCTGAGTTCTGGCAGACAGCTTTAACCGCGCCAGATCAGTTGCGACAGAGAGTTGCGTTTGCGTTAAGTGAGATGTGGGTTGTATCAACGCAGGCTATCGATGGGAACGCAGCGCCGCAGTACTACAACACCCTTGCAAAAGATGCGTTTGCCAACTGGCGCACAATCATGGAAGACGTGACACTATCGCCAGGGATGGGACAGTACCAGAACATCGTGAACAGTAGCAAGGCGCCAGCAGGACAGATTGCGAATGAGAATTATGCGCGCGAGATGATGCAGTTGTTTTCGATTGGTCCAGTGATGCTGAATAGCGATGGCACAGCGCAGACAGATGCTTCGGGAGATACGATTCCTGCGTACACGGAGGCGCAGGTGCAGGCCTTTGCACGAGTGTATACGGGGTGGACGTACGCAACTTCGACAGGTGTGGCTCCGGCAAGCTTTCCATACTACGTCCCAAACTACTCGATGCCGATGGCAGCGGTGGATTCAGCACACGATATGACGTCAAAGACGTTGTTGAATAATGTGGTGCTACCAGCAGGACAGTCGACATCGCAGGATCTGGAAGATGCGCTGGATAATATCTTTGCGCATCCGAATCTACCTCCATTCATCTGTAAGCAGCTAATACAACACCTGGTGACGAGCACGCCTTCGTCTCCTTATGTGGAACGGGTGAGCCGGGTTTTTATCGACAATGGAGGCGGTATTCGTGGCGATATGTCTGCCGTGATCACGGCGATTCTGAAAGATTCTGAAGCCCGGGCCGGGGATTGGGATCCGAACCATGATGGCGGCCATTTGCGGGAACCGGTTCTGTATCTGACGAATGTAATGCAGGCGCTGAAGTATATGGACATAAATACAGGCACAGCGAAGCAAGGGGCGTATGTAGGGTTGCGGAATTATACGAGTCCGCTTGGTGAGATTCCGCTGCGGTCGTCCAGCGTCTTCAACTTCTTTTCGCCATCGTATGTGATTCCTGGAACTGCGTTGAATGCGCCGGAGTTTGGACTGGAGAATACAGCCGCTGTTCAGCAGAGGCTGACACTGGCAGACGAGTTGTCGGAGAACCAGATCTCCGGATTCAATGGCAACCTGACGGTGACGAGTGCGATGGGGCAATTGGCAGGGAATCCGAGTGCTCTGGCCGATAAGCTGGGAGTGATGTTTCTGCATGGGCGAATGCCGCCTGCTATGAAGGAGATGATTGTGAATGAGATCTCTAGCCTGACGGACATTGGGCAGCGAGTGCGGGTGGCTGTGTATCTGGTGATTAGTAGTTCTGAATACAAGGTAATGCACTGA
- a CDS encoding DUF6599 family protein, translating into MSASLLAQAAPVVLNEPAAPLLPQRFGAWEMQAPATTSNDASQIDAAHVAELQEDGFNRFSTAKYVRGGATLNVQALQFVDATGASAALSLYRASHAGLRAMPAGQKLGTESAAGDGEVLLRTGNTIVIANSAQVQPSELQALAVTLPKISGPRGMSPLLPTLLPGKGLAPESVRYSLGPVSYAATGGVLPAEILGFEKSAEEVTANYVARSGKGTLTLLLYPTPQIAGDRGRGIAAWVNAHHDGLGTVKMRREGPLVLMTTGGFAADDAQQMIENIHLQGIVTWDKPMPHEFHSEVRKTASLLMSIAILSGVLMLAAVLLGLFLGVGRASIRVLMGKPAASEPEFLGLGLERGPTKAIRRQDDPAVG; encoded by the coding sequence ATGAGCGCTTCCCTGCTTGCGCAGGCTGCCCCCGTAGTCCTGAATGAACCTGCTGCTCCGCTGCTGCCGCAACGCTTCGGCGCGTGGGAGATGCAGGCTCCGGCGACGACGAGCAACGATGCGAGCCAGATTGACGCTGCCCATGTTGCCGAGTTGCAGGAAGACGGGTTCAACCGCTTCTCGACCGCGAAGTATGTGCGAGGCGGAGCGACGCTGAACGTGCAGGCGCTTCAGTTTGTGGATGCTACGGGTGCCTCGGCGGCGTTGAGCTTATATCGTGCGAGCCATGCTGGGTTGCGGGCTATGCCTGCGGGACAGAAGCTGGGAACGGAGTCTGCTGCGGGAGACGGCGAGGTGCTGTTGCGCACGGGCAATACGATTGTGATCGCGAACTCTGCCCAGGTGCAGCCCAGCGAGTTGCAGGCGCTGGCGGTCACGCTGCCGAAGATCAGTGGGCCGAGGGGGATGTCTCCTCTGCTGCCGACATTGCTGCCAGGCAAAGGATTGGCACCGGAGAGCGTGCGCTACTCCCTGGGGCCGGTGAGCTATGCGGCGACTGGCGGCGTGCTGCCTGCGGAGATTCTGGGCTTTGAGAAGAGCGCCGAAGAGGTGACGGCAAACTATGTGGCGCGCTCCGGCAAGGGGACGCTGACGCTTCTGCTCTATCCGACGCCACAGATCGCGGGCGACCGGGGCCGGGGCATTGCGGCGTGGGTGAACGCCCACCATGACGGCCTGGGGACGGTGAAGATGCGGCGCGAGGGGCCGCTGGTGCTGATGACGACGGGAGGCTTCGCTGCCGATGACGCCCAGCAGATGATCGAGAACATTCATCTACAAGGCATAGTGACCTGGGACAAGCCTATGCCTCACGAGTTCCACTCGGAGGTTCGCAAGACCGCCAGCCTGCTGATGAGCATTGCGATACTGTCGGGCGTGTTGATGCTGGCGGCAGTGCTGCTGGGGCTGTTTCTGGGTGTGGGGCGGGCGAGTATCCGGGTACTGATGGGGAAGCCTGCGGCCAGCGAGCCGGAGTTTCTTGGCCTGGGTTTGGAGCGCGGCCCGACGAAGGCTATCCGCCGACAGGACGACCCGGCGGTTGGGTGA
- a CDS encoding BrnT family toxin: MRVRALGFLDGRLHALVFTTRGEDMRVISFRKANRTEVRRYEKVHG; this comes from the coding sequence GTGCGGGTCAGGGCGCTTGGCTTTTTGGATGGCAGGCTTCATGCGCTCGTCTTCACCACGCGTGGCGAGGACATGCGGGTTATCAGCTTTCGGAAGGCCAATCGCACGGAGGTGAGGAGATATGAAAAGGTCCATGGCTAG
- a CDS encoding N-acetylmuramoyl-L-alanine amidase, with translation MQSFFPIRVLRWASCALLLTSCVPVFAATKTQRRPKLTPWEEAEHGRETLEAIPAEARTKADYDRALDGFRAIYHENPGDVHAPAGVFAVAEILAEEGRGLHDAKRLTAAVGQYEFLRTQYPACSLRVQALLAEAQIEQNDLQDAKAAKERYRLLLKQSPKSDEAEEARAALAEMSRPAASDAERRMRPEMATVDAAPPVNSNAVAAQPLQTAQDGDAALTPVSRAVAPRQGPLALVSGIRHWSTPNYTRVVIDLGDNVTYEAARVPNPDRIYFDLHGTRLAQELVGKSFAVTDDGFLKKIRAAQFRDEMTRVVLDVNDVTEYSAFLLPNPYRLIIDIHGQTTQAGGRPAMALLPAEATVMKPGGEVKAAAPVSATPVPNTTATKSKSSLEVASLSDQPGRVEATRRPTSKPISAVVPTVADQGVAGDTQAAVTTADSATTPALTKKTRKGKSSSATEAAVPARAAVPTADGQTSLVRALGLKIGRIVIDAGHGGHDSGTLGVDGIEEKDVVLDVALRLGKMLHDRLGAEIIYTRSDDTFIPLETRTAIANKAQADLFLSIHANSSPDADARGVETYYLNFTSEPDALQVAARENAVSDQSIHQLSDLVKKITLKDKIDESREFAGDVEQGLYSGLHAGNAGLKNRGVKKAPFVVLIGANMPSVLAEISFVTNPRDASQLKQPEYRQRVAESLYTGVAKYESGLSGVHVPVERASGQ, from the coding sequence GTGCAGTCTTTTTTCCCAATTCGAGTGTTGCGATGGGCGTCTTGTGCGTTGCTGCTGACGAGCTGCGTGCCTGTGTTTGCGGCGACGAAGACGCAGAGACGACCGAAGCTGACGCCTTGGGAAGAGGCGGAGCACGGGCGCGAGACGCTGGAGGCGATCCCCGCAGAGGCGCGGACGAAGGCGGATTACGATCGTGCGCTCGATGGCTTTCGGGCGATCTACCATGAGAATCCGGGAGATGTGCATGCACCTGCGGGCGTTTTTGCTGTGGCGGAGATTCTGGCGGAAGAGGGTCGAGGGCTCCATGACGCCAAGCGTCTGACGGCTGCGGTAGGGCAGTATGAGTTTTTGCGGACGCAGTATCCTGCGTGTTCGCTGCGGGTGCAGGCTCTGCTGGCTGAGGCGCAGATTGAGCAGAACGACCTACAGGATGCGAAGGCCGCGAAGGAGCGCTATCGGCTGCTGCTGAAGCAGTCTCCGAAGAGCGACGAGGCGGAGGAGGCACGGGCGGCGCTGGCGGAGATGAGTCGTCCGGCGGCGAGTGATGCGGAGCGACGGATGCGGCCTGAGATGGCGACTGTGGATGCTGCTCCTCCGGTGAACTCGAATGCAGTTGCGGCGCAACCTCTTCAGACGGCACAGGATGGTGATGCTGCTTTGACGCCGGTAAGCCGCGCTGTGGCTCCCAGGCAGGGGCCGCTGGCGCTGGTGTCGGGGATTCGGCATTGGTCGACGCCGAACTATACGCGGGTGGTGATCGACCTGGGCGATAACGTGACGTATGAGGCGGCTCGGGTTCCGAATCCGGATCGCATCTATTTTGATCTGCATGGGACGCGGCTGGCGCAGGAGCTGGTGGGCAAGAGCTTTGCGGTGACGGACGACGGCTTCCTGAAGAAGATACGGGCGGCTCAGTTTCGCGATGAGATGACGCGGGTGGTGTTGGACGTGAACGATGTGACGGAGTACTCGGCGTTTTTGCTGCCGAATCCGTACCGGCTGATTATCGATATTCATGGTCAGACGACGCAGGCTGGAGGTCGTCCGGCGATGGCCTTGCTGCCTGCGGAGGCGACGGTGATGAAGCCGGGGGGCGAGGTGAAGGCTGCTGCTCCGGTGAGCGCGACGCCGGTTCCGAATACGACGGCGACGAAGTCGAAGAGCTCGCTTGAGGTTGCTTCGCTGAGCGATCAGCCGGGCCGGGTGGAGGCGACGCGCAGACCGACCTCGAAGCCGATCTCTGCGGTCGTTCCGACCGTGGCGGATCAGGGTGTGGCGGGCGATACGCAGGCTGCGGTGACGACGGCGGACAGTGCCACTACTCCTGCTCTTACGAAGAAGACGCGGAAGGGCAAGTCAAGTAGCGCGACGGAGGCGGCGGTGCCTGCTCGTGCGGCGGTGCCTACGGCGGATGGTCAGACCTCGCTGGTGCGGGCGCTGGGGTTGAAGATCGGCCGGATTGTGATCGATGCGGGCCATGGCGGACATGACTCGGGAACGCTTGGGGTGGATGGTATCGAGGAGAAGGATGTGGTGCTCGATGTGGCGCTGCGGCTGGGCAAGATGCTGCATGACCGGCTGGGCGCGGAGATCATCTATACGCGGTCGGATGATACTTTTATTCCGCTGGAGACGCGGACGGCGATTGCGAACAAGGCGCAGGCGGACCTCTTTCTTTCGATCCATGCGAACTCTTCGCCGGATGCGGATGCGCGTGGGGTCGAGACATACTATCTGAACTTCACCTCGGAGCCGGATGCATTGCAGGTGGCGGCACGAGAGAACGCCGTCTCGGACCAGTCGATCCACCAACTGAGCGATCTGGTGAAGAAGATTACGCTGAAGGACAAGATCGACGAGTCCCGTGAGTTTGCGGGGGATGTGGAGCAGGGTCTGTACAGCGGTCTGCATGCGGGCAATGCAGGCTTGAAGAACCGGGGCGTGAAGAAGGCTCCGTTTGTGGTTCTGATTGGGGCGAATATGCCGTCGGTGCTGGCGGAGATCTCGTTTGTGACAAATCCGCGGGATGCGAGCCAGTTGAAACAGCCGGAGTATCGGCAACGGGTGGCGGAGAGCCTGTACACGGGTGTTGCAAAGTATGAGTCGGGGTTGAGCGGCGTGCATGTACCGGTGGAGCGGGCGAGCGGCCAGTAG
- a CDS encoding glycoside hydrolase family 28 protein: MFWQSGSGFAVRVAIVSGVGMATLFASAQDTRTMTEPVIPPSCSTLPAQLLATNNRLDAGDEGKLDTKRIQAALDACKPGMAVELRPMSGNNAFLSGPLDLRAGVTLLIDEGVTLYASRDPKDYDLGGGLCGTILTGAKQPELSPQGCRSLIRAENVKNAAVMGDGVIDGRGSSQLIGHGYSWWQMARKAEPDNDRYYSSRLIAANHADGFVLYRITLHNAQNFHVVVNGTDGFTAWGVHLQTPTVKGTDARNTDGIDPASSTNITVAHSWIDNGDDNIAIKTGVTHMSVLDNHFYDGHGMSIGSETDTGDSFLLVDGLTEDHTTSGIRIKSNVTRGGSVHDLIYQNICMRDVKNPIAISPYYMGQTVEGFDDPKYTGDKIPDYTGIIIRSVVDSTPGDVLIAGLDEAHRTEVRLDNVSMKGSKAHGRFATVTTGQGGFDIDLSGTEITVVPAKGLAAGVLTGPVYRCEGKFVPMQ; encoded by the coding sequence ATGTTCTGGCAGTCGGGCTCGGGTTTTGCAGTGCGTGTGGCGATCGTGTCAGGGGTGGGGATGGCTACCCTCTTTGCGTCCGCTCAGGATACCCGTACGATGACGGAGCCTGTCATTCCGCCCTCCTGCTCGACCCTTCCTGCCCAGTTGCTGGCTACAAACAACAGGCTGGACGCGGGCGATGAGGGCAAGCTGGACACGAAGCGCATTCAAGCGGCTCTCGACGCCTGCAAACCGGGGATGGCAGTGGAGCTGCGCCCGATGAGCGGCAACAATGCTTTTCTAAGTGGGCCGCTTGACCTGCGTGCGGGGGTGACGCTTCTGATCGACGAAGGGGTGACGCTGTATGCCTCTCGTGACCCGAAGGACTATGACCTGGGCGGAGGGTTGTGCGGGACGATCCTGACTGGGGCCAAACAACCGGAGTTGTCGCCACAGGGGTGCCGGTCGCTGATTCGTGCGGAGAATGTGAAGAATGCGGCGGTGATGGGCGATGGCGTTATTGACGGGCGGGGCAGCTCGCAGTTGATTGGGCATGGCTATAGCTGGTGGCAGATGGCTCGTAAGGCTGAGCCGGACAATGATCGCTACTACAGTTCGCGGCTGATTGCGGCGAACCATGCAGACGGTTTCGTGCTGTACCGGATTACGCTGCACAATGCGCAGAACTTCCACGTGGTGGTGAATGGGACGGACGGCTTTACGGCTTGGGGCGTGCATCTACAGACGCCGACGGTCAAAGGGACCGACGCGCGTAATACGGACGGCATCGATCCGGCCAGTTCGACCAATATCACAGTGGCTCATAGCTGGATTGATAATGGCGACGACAATATCGCGATCAAGACGGGCGTGACGCATATGAGCGTGCTCGACAACCACTTCTATGACGGGCATGGGATGTCGATTGGGAGCGAGACGGATACGGGCGACAGCTTCCTGCTGGTGGATGGGTTGACGGAGGACCATACGACGAGCGGCATCCGCATCAAGAGCAATGTGACGCGGGGCGGCAGCGTGCATGACCTGATCTACCAGAACATCTGCATGCGGGATGTGAAGAATCCGATTGCGATCAGTCCGTATTACATGGGCCAGACGGTGGAAGGGTTTGACGATCCGAAGTATACGGGCGACAAGATTCCGGATTACACGGGGATCATCATTCGTAGCGTGGTGGATTCGACGCCTGGAGATGTGCTGATCGCGGGACTGGACGAGGCGCACCGAACAGAGGTGAGGCTGGACAACGTGAGCATGAAGGGCTCGAAGGCGCATGGACGGTTCGCTACGGTGACGACCGGGCAGGGTGGCTTCGACATTGACCTGAGTGGGACAGAGATCACGGTGGTTCCGGCGAAGGGTCTCGCAGCAGGGGTGCTGACGGGACCGGTGTACCGTTGCGAGGGGAAATTTGTGCCGATGCAGTAA
- a CDS encoding BrnA antitoxin family protein translates to MASTPDRENPEWTEERIRNAVPFAALPESIRKVITVNRGRGPQKAPKKVPVSIRLSPEVAEGLRATGDGWQARADEALRNWLEKEKRRTKKRRA, encoded by the coding sequence ATGGCTAGCACTCCAGATCGTGAAAACCCTGAATGGACGGAAGAGCGGATCAGGAACGCAGTGCCATTTGCCGCTCTTCCGGAGTCCATACGGAAGGTCATCACGGTGAATCGCGGGCGAGGCCCTCAGAAGGCTCCGAAGAAGGTGCCCGTCTCGATTCGCCTGTCTCCAGAGGTCGCCGAAGGGCTGCGCGCTACTGGAGATGGGTGGCAGGCGAGAGCGGATGAAGCCTTGAGGAATTGGCTGGAAAAGGAAAAGAGGCGGACGAAGAAACGTCGCGCTTAG
- a CDS encoding DUF1501 domain-containing protein, whose translation MNALAQTSSDYKALVCVFMYGGNDGNNTLIPFDPPGYANYKTIRGPLALAQSTVLQLNSMPTFGLHPSMPELRALVDSGSAAIVANVGTLVQPLTQAQFVAGQPVPSNLFSHPDQQLEWQNAAKSVATPTGWAGRMADALASAYNSNASIPMITSVAGDTLFCDGQTTTPVAVSPGSIGAVTCSEGSECSSRTAVAQAMLTMKSGVSLVQADNAITSNAYKYATALSDAVQSVPSLQTAFPTNNPLAAQLQQVAQIIQVRAALGVQRQIFFCGIGNFDTHSSQLNTQAVLLTEISQAVAAFYQATQELDVSQQVTTFTMSDFSRTLQPNSNSGSDHGWGSHHVVLGGAVKGGSMYGTYPTLQLGGPDDSGSNGRWIPSTASVQYASTLAQWFGVQQTQLATVFPTLSAFSVNKLGFMG comes from the coding sequence ATGAATGCTCTAGCGCAGACATCGAGCGATTACAAAGCACTCGTGTGCGTGTTTATGTATGGAGGTAATGATGGGAATAACACTTTGATCCCGTTTGATCCGCCGGGATATGCGAACTATAAAACTATTCGCGGTCCTTTGGCATTGGCGCAGAGTACGGTGTTGCAGTTGAATTCGATGCCAACATTTGGGTTACATCCGAGTATGCCGGAGTTGCGAGCACTGGTGGATTCGGGAAGTGCGGCGATTGTGGCCAATGTTGGGACGTTAGTGCAGCCATTGACACAGGCACAGTTTGTGGCAGGGCAACCAGTGCCGAGCAATTTGTTTTCTCACCCCGACCAGCAATTGGAGTGGCAGAACGCGGCGAAGAGCGTAGCAACACCAACCGGGTGGGCTGGACGAATGGCAGATGCACTCGCTTCCGCCTACAACAGTAATGCTTCTATTCCGATGATTACGTCGGTGGCTGGGGATACCCTGTTTTGTGATGGGCAGACAACGACGCCTGTGGCTGTATCTCCCGGAAGTATCGGTGCGGTGACGTGTTCGGAGGGATCGGAGTGCTCGTCGAGAACAGCTGTTGCGCAAGCGATGTTGACGATGAAGAGTGGAGTGTCGCTGGTACAGGCAGATAATGCAATTACGAGCAATGCTTACAAATATGCGACTGCTCTGTCTGACGCTGTGCAATCAGTGCCTTCACTACAGACGGCCTTTCCAACGAATAATCCGCTGGCAGCACAGTTGCAACAAGTGGCACAGATTATTCAGGTAAGAGCTGCGTTGGGGGTACAACGGCAGATATTCTTTTGCGGCATAGGGAATTTTGATACCCATTCGTCTCAATTGAATACACAAGCGGTGTTGCTGACAGAGATCAGCCAGGCGGTTGCGGCATTTTATCAAGCGACGCAGGAGCTCGACGTATCACAGCAGGTGACGACATTTACGATGTCGGACTTTAGTCGAACGCTCCAGCCAAACTCAAATAGTGGCAGTGATCATGGGTGGGGTTCGCATCATGTTGTGCTGGGCGGAGCCGTGAAGGGTGGGAGTATGTATGGGACCTATCCGACTTTGCAGCTTGGTGGGCCAGATGATTCGGGATCGAATGGAAGATGGATTCCATCGACAGCGAGTGTGCAGTATGCGTCGACACTTGCTCAGTGGTTTGGAGTACAGCAAACGCAGCTGGCGACAGTATTTCCAACGCTATCCGCGTTTAGCGTGAATAAGCTTGGATTTATGGGATAA